AATCGGAATTTAATATATATTGGGTGGTGGCTACATGGTCGGCGGATTTAGTCTCTTCCTGGATACGAATGTGGTTTAAATATCCATTTTTGCCGATTACTACTTGGCTCACAGGATTCACAAAATATGATTGGTCTGACAAACCGATATAATGTTCAATTATGGTCGCTTGAGAATTTTTACCGATATTGAAAATAAAGCGGGGGTGATTCATGAGTTGTTCAGACATATCCGTCATTAAATAGATAATTTGGATGGGCTTTTCAATAATCACATTCGGATCAATATTAATCGGTATGCCGGAATTCATCATGGCTGTATTCAGGGCTAAAAATGGATTTTCATTTTTATTCATTGAATAATGTTCTGGGTTTGAGTTGAAGTGATCTAGTCCAGTGGTAATAGTGATCTCTTTTGGAATATCCAAAAGTTGCGATTGGTAATGACCATTAATCATAAAAATGAGATGTGAGTCGGGAATTCGTCCCGGAATATTTTTAGGTAATTTTGGCAAATCATCAGCCCAAGAAAGGCGGTAGCCAGATTTTTTCATTGATGAAAAATCAGTAAATTGCCATTCTTCCCATCTTTTTGTCGGGAATCCCAATTCGTTAAATTGGTCAAATGCTTGGCGCCGAAGATTCCGAAGAGATTGATCTTCATGAGGCCAATAATCTAATAGGGCGGAAAACTGGTTTTGGAAATTGGTCATGATTCCAGCCAGGAATAGCCTTTTTCTTCTAATTCAATCGCCAGTGATTTATCGCCAGATTTTACAATTTTACCATCGATAAGAACGTGGATAAAATCTGGCTGCATGTATTCTAAAAGTCGCTGGTAATGGGTGATTGCTAAAAAGGCGCGATCACTATTTCGGAAATTATTTACCCCTTCAGCCACAATCTTTAACGCATCAATATCTAGTCCGGAATCGGTTTCGTCTAGAATGGACAATTGAGGTTCAAGTGTGAGCATTTGGAGAATTTCATTGCGTTTCTTTTCTCCTCCGGAGAATCCATCATTTACGGCACGCCTCAAGTACTTTTCATCCATGTCAACTAGTCTCAATTTTTCACGGATGAGGCGCATAAAGTCTGCCGCATTGATTTCTTTGATTCCGTTATGCTTCAGTTTTGCATTTAAAGCTGCTCTCAAAAAATATGTATTATTTACGCCAGGAATTACAACGGGGTATTGGAAGGACATAAATATGCCTGATAACGCGCGATCTTCCGGAGACAGTTCAAGCAAGTCAATTCCATTATAAGTAACGGAGCCGGCCATGACTTCATAGTTATCTCGCCCAGTAATAATATTGGCTAAAGTACTTTTCCCGGAACCGTTACGGCCCATGATGGCATGGAGTTCACCAGTGGCAACAGAGAGATTAATCCCTTTCAGGATTTCTTTTCCATCAACACCGGCGTGTAAGTTTTTGATTTCTAGCATGTTTCTATTTTTTTTAAACGTAATGAATTATTTGAGAAATTGGTGGTAATTGAATGAGATGTTACCCAACCGCCCCTTCTAAACTCACCTCCATGAGTTTTTGGGCTTCTACTGCGAACTCCATTGGAAGCTCATTGAATACTCTTTTACAGAATCCATTCACAATCATGGAAACCGCATCTTCTGTGGAAATGCCCCTTTGGTTGCAGTAAAATAACTGATCTTCTCCGATTCGGGATGTGGATGCTTCATGCTCCATTTGAGCCGAGGGATTTCTTACATCAATATATGGGAAGGTATGTGCGCCACATTCGTTGCCGATAAGAATGGAATCACACTGAGAATAATTCCGGGCATTTTCAGCACCTTTCATTATTTTGACACTACCGCGATAAGTATTTTGTCCTTTTCCTGCAGAAATACCTTTTGAAATAATAGTGCTTCGTGTGTTCTTCCCAAGGTGAATCATTTTTGTTCCAGTGTCCGCTTGCTGAAAATTATTGGAGAGGGCGACGGAATAAAATTCACCCACAGAATTATCACCTTTTAAGATACAACTTGGATATTTCCACGTGAGGGCAGATCCTGTCTCTACTTGTGTCCATGAAATTTTAGAATTGGCTTCAAGGCAGATGCCTCGTTTTGTGACAAAATTATAGATGCCACCTTTTCCTGTTTTCGGATCACCGGGATACCAATTTTGGACAGTAGAATATTTAATTTCTGCATCCTTATGGGCCACCAGTTCTACTACTGCAGCGTGGAGCTGGTTCTCATCCCGCATGGGGGCTGTACATCCTTCGAGGTAACTCACATGACTACCTTCTTCAGCTACAATTAATGTTCTTTCGAATTGTCCAGTATTGGCTGCATTGATACGAAAATAAGTAGACAGTTCCATTGGACATCGTACCCCTTTTGGGATAAATACAAAGCTGCCATCGCTGAAAACGGCAGAATTGAGTGCCGCAAAATAATTGTCTGTTGTTGGCACCACACTGCCCAGATATTTTTTTATAACATTGGGGTGGTTTTTGACTGCCTCAGAAAAAGAGCAAAAAATAACACCTGCTTTACCCAATTCTTCTTTAAAAGTTGTGGCGACAGATACGCTGTCAAAGACTGCATCCACGGCCACATTGGCCAGCATTTTTTGCTCTTCTAGTGGAATGCCTAATTTATTATATGTGTCCAGAAGTTTAGGATCAACCTCATCTAAACTTTTGAGTTTTTCTTTTGGTTTTGGGGCCGAGTAATAGGAAATGGCCTGAAAATCTATGTTTGAATAATTAAGTTTGGACCAATCCGGTTCGTCCATTTTTAGCCATTGTTTGTAAGCTTTAAGACGCCATTCTAGCATCCATTCCGGCTCATCTTTCTTAGAAGAAATAAGACGAATTACATCTTCATTTAAGCCGGGCGGTATGGTCTCCTGCTCAATATCGGTTGTAAAACCGTATTCGTATTCTTGACCAATAGCCTGGTCAAGAATCTGTTGG
Above is a window of Candidatus Neomarinimicrobiota bacterium DNA encoding:
- the sufD gene encoding Fe-S cluster assembly protein SufD → MTNFQNQFSALLDYWPHEDQSLRNLRRQAFDQFNELGFPTKRWEEWQFTDFSSMKKSGYRLSWADDLPKLPKNIPGRIPDSHLIFMINGHYQSQLLDIPKEITITTGLDHFNSNPEHYSMNKNENPFLALNTAMMNSGIPINIDPNVIIEKPIQIIYLMTDMSEQLMNHPRFIFNIGKNSQATIIEHYIGLSDQSYFVNPVSQVVIGKNGYLNHIRIQEETKSADHVATTQYILNSDSRLKTTHFSSGSKLFRHDIKLHFKGNGGEATINGLSLTENQQHHDQHVVVDHQNDACQSHQLFKYILADKSSGVFNGKVIVRENTKQTDADQSNKNLLLSPSALMNANPQLEIYTEDVKCAHGSTTGQIDKEALFYMRSRGLSKQKAIELIIGGFAKEILNPIKNEDIKTYISEKITDWLEGTVING
- the sufC gene encoding Fe-S cluster assembly ATPase SufC, whose product is MLEIKNLHAGVDGKEILKGINLSVATGELHAIMGRNGSGKSTLANIITGRDNYEVMAGSVTYNGIDLLELSPEDRALSGIFMSFQYPVVIPGVNNTYFLRAALNAKLKHNGIKEINAADFMRLIREKLRLVDMDEKYLRRAVNDGFSGGEKKRNEILQMLTLEPQLSILDETDSGLDIDALKIVAEGVNNFRNSDRAFLAITHYQRLLEYMQPDFIHVLIDGKIVKSGDKSLAIELEEKGYSWLES
- the sufB gene encoding Fe-S cluster assembly protein SufB, whose protein sequence is MSKNQQILDQAIGQEYEYGFTTDIEQETIPPGLNEDVIRLISSKKDEPEWMLEWRLKAYKQWLKMDEPDWSKLNYSNIDFQAISYYSAPKPKEKLKSLDEVDPKLLDTYNKLGIPLEEQKMLANVAVDAVFDSVSVATTFKEELGKAGVIFCSFSEAVKNHPNVIKKYLGSVVPTTDNYFAALNSAVFSDGSFVFIPKGVRCPMELSTYFRINAANTGQFERTLIVAEEGSHVSYLEGCTAPMRDENQLHAAVVELVAHKDAEIKYSTVQNWYPGDPKTGKGGIYNFVTKRGICLEANSKISWTQVETGSALTWKYPSCILKGDNSVGEFYSVALSNNFQQADTGTKMIHLGKNTRSTIISKGISAGKGQNTYRGSVKIMKGAENARNYSQCDSILIGNECGAHTFPYIDVRNPSAQMEHEASTSRIGEDQLFYCNQRGISTEDAVSMIVNGFCKRVFNELPMEFAVEAQKLMEVSLEGAVG